The following coding sequences lie in one Aquabacterium olei genomic window:
- a CDS encoding DUF4398 domain-containing protein → MHAEKRSPWPLTAGVCAAAAILAGCGSAPVPREQLAVGQASIQAAQTAGAGELAPVELQRAREKYAMAVAAAKEREFAAARKLADEADVDAQVARTKAQAERSRRAADEVRAGVRTLQQQINSNAPGGAGAGAGGAGTSPGGMPRP, encoded by the coding sequence ATGCACGCAGAAAAGCGATCACCCTGGCCGCTGACGGCCGGAGTCTGTGCCGCCGCGGCCATCCTGGCCGGATGCGGTTCGGCCCCCGTGCCGAGGGAGCAACTGGCCGTGGGACAGGCGTCCATCCAGGCCGCGCAAACGGCCGGGGCGGGCGAACTGGCCCCTGTCGAGTTGCAGCGAGCCCGAGAGAAATACGCCATGGCCGTGGCCGCGGCCAAGGAGCGCGAGTTCGCGGCAGCACGCAAGCTGGCCGACGAGGCCGATGTCGACGCCCAGGTGGCCCGCACCAAGGCGCAGGCCGAGCGCTCACGCCGGGCCGCAGACGAAGTGCGCGCTGGCGTGCGCACGCTGCAGCAGCAGATCAACAGCAACGCACCGGGCGGCGCCGGTGCAGGCGCAGGCGGCGCGGGCACCAGCCCCGGTGGCATGCCCCGCCCCTGA